In a genomic window of Erigeron canadensis isolate Cc75 chromosome 5, C_canadensis_v1, whole genome shotgun sequence:
- the LOC122601366 gene encoding protein NDR1-like produces the protein MANNLAKCCCYCNALIIAHIIGTLFSIAPFVFAVLSIGRDRPAFYLNDLHVSLLNKTLTNTTTTMIHFNLTIKNPNILYGLYYKDPLNLTFTYFPPSINKTNNVTIGRYNIQGFYQGFRKVKHVRDFVVVQDIFSVAKQLKEPAKVALLLVDLDARVKFKSIEHKKFHLVSRVFVEVNCNTGNVVQNKTDFQMRYTSGSDKWKFIQW, from the exons ATGGCGAATAATTTAGCAAAGTGCTGTTGTTATTGCAACGCCCTTATAATTGCTCATATCATAGGAACCTTATTTAGTATTGCACCATTTGTTTTCGCAGTCCTTTCCATAGGCCGAGACCGCCCGGCTTTCTACCTCAACGATTTACATGTTTCGTTGCTAAACAAAACACTCACCAACACAACCACAACCATGATTCACTTCAACCTCACAATCAAAAACCCAAACATTTTATACGGTCTCTACTATAAAGATCCTCTTAATCTCACCTTCACTTACTTCCCACCATCCATAAACAAGACCAACAACGTAACCATAGGGAGATACAACATTCAAGGGTTTTATCAAGGATTTCGTAAGGTTAAACATGTTAGAGACTTTGTGGTGGTTCAAGACATTTTTTCCGTGGCTAAGCAGCTCAAGGAACCGGCAAAAGTGGCACTTTTGTTAGTGGATTTGGATGCTAGAGTGAAGTTTAAGTCGATTGAGCACAAAAAATTTCATTTGGTGTCTAGAGTTTTTGTGGAAGTTAACTGCAACACTGGTAATGTTGTTCAAAATAAGACCGATTTTCAAATGCGTTACACTTCTGGATCCGATAAGTGGAAATTTATACAATG GTAA